In the genome of Acanthopagrus latus isolate v.2019 chromosome 4, fAcaLat1.1, whole genome shotgun sequence, the window TATATAATTGACTATTTGAGCCCATGTATTCATGTGCAAGTAAGAAGCACGTTTGTTGTTACAGTCTAAGTGAAACTGCTTCAAACTACTTTATTGTTGAATACTTTTAAAATCTAATGATCATGTGCTTTtgtgaaacatttaatttgtttacatgACGAACAAGTAACCATAACTGTCAAATGAACTTAGTTGGGTGGAATATACAGTATTCTTTCTGAACTGTACAAAGCAGTTGTGTGAAGTGAAATTTTATGTAGGTAGTCAAGTGAAGTCATACTGTGTGTAACCGggtttctcctctttctcaggCACCCCCCTGGGTTGTATGAACATGTCCCAAATCACTGAAGAAGCGTGCAAGGAGGCAGCGATCTACCGCGACGCAGGGATTGTAGGTTATCGCACATTGTGTGAACTCCTCACACGTTTTAATTATTTCCAGGCAAGCCAGTGAACGCTTCATGTGAACTCTTCTTTCAGGATGCTGTGATCATTGAGAACATGCATGATATCCCCTACTCCCTCTCTGTGGGCCCTGAGGTGGTTGCCTGTATGACGGCAGTATGCACCGCCGTGAGAGGAGTCTGTCCATCACTGCCGCTTGGGGTGCAGATACTGTCTTCAGCTAACCAGCAGGCACTGGCTGTAGCTCTGGCTTCAGGTTCAGTATTTTCATAAATCACATCATTGTTCGGCTGTGTGTGAGATGATGCTCGTTGGCAGTCGAAGCTCTTGGGACAGAACGAAACAATGTGTTGTCGTGGCCTGATTGCAAACAGATTTTCCTACAAAACTCTACATAGCCTTTTCTAACTTAAGGTGTGGTTATCCATGAACTTAGCTGTTAGAAACTGCCTACTGTCTGACTTACTTAGCCAGAACCTACCTGTATTTGACACAGTGGCTTCCAGTCAGTAAACCATTGTGATGTCACCGTATGGTCATAGGTCTGGATTTCATTCGGGCTGAGGGTTTTGTCTTCTCTCATGTGGCTGATGAGGGCCTCCTGAATGCCTGCGCCGGCGACTTACTCAGATATCGCAAACTGATCGGGGCTGACCATGTGCGGATATTCACCGACATCAAAAAGAAGCACAGGTGAGATCACTGTCTGTACAGTCTGAATAGAAAGGAGAGCCTTTTGAGCCAATGAAATGCACGAAACCCCTAAAAGCACATTTAACAAGACACCACATCTGAATACAACTGTAATTAATGAGGATTCATTTGAATAGTTTTTGGGTGGCTTAACAAAATGATGTCTGTCTTAAAGAGAGAAAGGCACGTGCCCTTTAACCACAAAGTCCCACGTTTTGATTCCAACAGAGGACCTTAGAAACATATCATACTGCGCTCTGaatacctgtctgtctgtctccacacTGTCCACTATCCAAAGAGGGTTAAAATGACGCCATGTTATTTTCGCGTTATAATTTCAACTGCTGTTGCAAATGTTAAGAATAAAGCTAGCATTTTGTATTAGATcagtttatatttttctatagtTGTTTGTtcggttttgtttgtttgccagtCATCATGTGAATATTTTACCCTTCATTTGTATgtctatttatgtattttagaAATGTAAGACATCATGCATTAAAGTGTAGGGTAATAGAAATATCAAGGATTTCACGCAGTTGaaattaatgtaataaaaaatgtgaattcaTACAGTTATATTAGAGAACATAATTACAATGTAAGgatggaaaaacacactgtattgCAGATGTAGGTTAAATCCTTGTCTCAAATTGGTTATTCCCTTTCTTAGCATATGTGATTAATCATAAAGGTTACTCCATCATGTTGCTGTAAATCAGAGAGATGATTGGTACGTCATTTATTCCTCCTTTTAGAGATAAATGTGGTTCTTTAGAGTGAATGTCAAGCAAAGTTTACTAAATTCAGGCCCAGACCAGCATTCTGTGATTCTGAGGGGAACCATTATCTTGTACGTCGTCACTGAGTGTTCCCAAAGAGATCACACTCACAAAGAACCCCCGTGTTGTGTTATAAAATAAAGGATTGATGCCCTGTTGTTCGTGGTCCAAGATGTCAGTCAGTTCATTTGAATTTCTATTTAATTAAccttgtatgtgtgttttcccagctcCCATGCACTGACATCAGACGTGAGCATCGAAGAGACGGCGCGTGCAGCagagtttttcctctctgacgGAGTCATCATCACAGGAGCGGCAACGGGAGTGCAGGCTGACCAGCAGGAGCTCAGAGGTAATTCCTCAATAGCGCCACACGTCATACAACCCATGAGCTAGGTGCTAACTTTGATCACATAGCTTGACAGCTTTGGATAGCCACAGAGGGCTTGCAACTTGTAGCTGTTTTTGGCATTGATTTGACACTGATATTTTAATGACTTGTATAAAAGTATTCTGTtatcaattaaataaaatggaaaagatCAAGTAAGTTCCCACGGTACCACAGCCTTATACTGTATAATTACTGTGTAATTCATGTCACTACCCTGTCTGTCCACTGGAGGATCCCCTCACATAAGCCTATGAGAGCTCAGTGGGTGAAGACGAGAGGCCATGTTCAGTATTTCACTCAATCCATCAAAGTAAACTGGGTGTTGTGTAAAATCATTCAAACTCAAGAGTGCCACgatacatgttctttacaagtgtatgtacACTTCTGACCATTACTGTATATAACGAGTACCTGCACTTTTGATTCTCAACTACATTTACCTGGCACTAGCTCACTtgtacttaaaggaacagtttgccctaaaaaatacagattatgtCAATATCTACTCACTGTCATGCCATTGGAAAATCAGGCAAAGTTTTCTTTGGGGGAGTTGGATTACGCGGTATGAgtttatggagccattttaggtttctagttttgtttgtttgtttgttttttaactgcatGTTTTGGTGTAAccctcctgaaatgttttttgtcctgCTAAACTTGACCTGACTTCCCATCATCCTAGAGGTGATAATGGctgatgttacatttttttggatgaactgttctTTTAAGTCAAATTTTTACCCATAATTGAGCATTTTTACAATGTGGTGGTCCaccagaattttaatatttttccGTCACTGACTTAATCAGTAGACAAGGAAGCTGTGACAAAAGGCACCCATGTTTGTTTCCAACGAGTGCCACTGGGCCTGAAGTCTGGAATATATCCCTCTCATAGCAAGACAGGGGCTTCTATTTTAAGCAGTGTCTCCATCGCGACCTACAATAGAGCTTGTAAATACTTCGAGCTAAACAAGCACACAGCCTCAGGTTCACACACGTGAGtgtgctgtcacacacaggaacagacacacacactttacccCAATCTCACATGTGCACTATCTCTTGCTAACACAAACATGCAagcagcagtcagacagacagagttcaCTGTGTCACGGCCTTTCTTGGACTAGTCCCCTCTCACCATTTTACCAGACACTGTGGGTGACATTCATTAAAGCTGGGGTTGGTAAGTTATTATAGaagcttttttgttgttgttgtatttgtaGAAAATATCTTAACATCccaacagcaatcaataaatctaATGCTCCGTCAAAtactacaaaaataaaataaaatcaaaaatcattATCCGTGGCTGTCATGCTGCATTCATTGCACGTGGCCAGAGTCTTCCACGAGGCTTGGTGGATTAATTATTTGGTTATCAATAAGCTAGTCACACAACACTGGAAGATAAAGTGCAGCCAAAAGGTTCCAGTACTAACACTAGCTTGACAGCAGCAAGTACTAAAAATAGCCATGTGCATTGTTTACGTACGTTACGATAATGTCAGGTGTTTTCTTCCATGTGAGATGTGAGGTTGTTGGATACGGTTAGCGACAACAAGGATTTGCTGCACTCACAGTACACTGGCCCTGAGCCAATGAACGAGTGAGACGCAGCAGCCGCTAACCGAGTAGCGCAAAGCACACAGCGCCTCAGTCAACCtacccagttagcacaaagcacacagcgcCTCAGTCAACCtacccagttagcacaaagcacacagcgcCTCAGTCAACCtacccagttagcacaaagcacacagccacaGGAGTAAGGACTAACTGTCACAccaggtacttttttttaactgaggTTAATTCGTGACAgttattttgcttgtgtttgtatgaTTTTGATATGATTTTTGACAGAGTTgttcatatatgtatttattagacTGAAGAAGCTAAGCAAGCTTATTGAGAATGGCGAACTAGCCACTAACACGTTTCCCTGGTTGCCAGTGACAGCTAGGGGGCAGTCTGTCTGACACAGACTGTGGCAGTATGTGTTCGTGTGTTCAGGGAGAGTAGCTCTGAAGGGACGGAGTGAGACTTTTTCGCAGCCAGACACTTTGTACAATTTATCTTGCACTCGCTGGTTTCTATGATCTTACCAACCCCATTTTTAAAGGAAGTGTTCACCcagaaaattaaaattcagtcatcatctactcactcCAATGCCGACcgaaagtcgggtgaagttttgcaGCTACCGAAGCAGATGGggactcattttaaaacaaaaaaaaaaaaggctccattTAGCTTGGGATAATCTAAGGCCTCTGAAAGCCCCAACATCCCGAACTGAGTTGAAAAGATGTTAATAACAACCTTTTTTAAAGCCGAAATCTTCACTGGAGCTTGCTGAGCCAAAAGCATGAGTGTGCAGCCTGACTGCCAATCAAAGGCTATGCTGAACGTTTTTCCATACTTGTTGTATGGATCcgtttaatgttttatgttttaaatgcaaGCTGTTTTggtgaaacattttgtggacCATGAAACCTCACTTGTCACCCTTCAATCGACACGAGGCtgtgtagataatgactgaactgtCATTTGTGGATGAACTGTTACttcaacattagcattcaggaacaaatgatttttttcatctcaggGATTTGTGTGCCCATAAAGAGTGTGCGTTTCTTTgccttttggtttttttgcagaCGTTCTGCAATCTGTGAGAATCCCAGTGCTTATAGGTTCTGGAGTGACCTGTGACAACATTGAGGGCTACATTGATGCAAATGCGATGATCATCGGTTCTCATTTCAAGAAGGGTGGCCACTGGGCCAACGCCGTTGACCCGGAGCGAGTGAAGAGGTTCATGGCGAAGAGATGTGACCTTGTAAAATGAGAGGTTTTCTCTCATCACCCCAGTGCCTTACATATGTTTAATTCCATGCACAATAACTGTATGTAATgccacattaaaacacatacagCCACCACcttatgaaaacaatatttatttgcagttttttttgtacattttataaaTAGGCATCAATAGAAAAACATAATATTCAACTGTATTTACACACATGAGTCTAAAACGAACGACTTGTGAAACTGTGAGAACAAggtgaaaaattacaaaatggtAGACTCAGTACAAAATATGAACAGtggtttttgtttcattccttGAGACTCGATAAGAAGCTAAAGGAACATTTATCTTAGGAAATTCACAGAGCATCATTATGTCTTTGAACACTATGAATACTGTACAGGTCAATGTGGTATGAAATACACTTTAACACACTCATTACATGAACGTCTAGGCTAAGGCACATGGCGTTATACATACTGAAC includes:
- the zgc:162297 gene encoding uncharacterized protein F13E9.13, mitochondrial isoform X1; protein product: MSFLKLFGRLKSVVIGMIHVKALPGTPLGCMNMSQITEEACKEAAIYRDAGIDAVIIENMHDIPYSLSVGPEVVACMTAVCTAVRGVCPSLPLGVQILSSANQQALAVALASGLDFIRAEGFVFSHVADEGLLNACAGDLLRYRKLIGADHVRIFTDIKKKHSSHALTSDVSIEETARAAEFFLSDGVIITGAATGVQADQQELRDVLQSVRIPVLIGSGVTCDNIEGYIDANAMIIGSHFKKGGHWANAVDPERVKRFMAKRCDLVK
- the zgc:162297 gene encoding uncharacterized protein F13E9.13, mitochondrial isoform X2 — encoded protein: MNMSQITEEACKEAAIYRDAGIDAVIIENMHDIPYSLSVGPEVVACMTAVCTAVRGVCPSLPLGVQILSSANQQALAVALASGLDFIRAEGFVFSHVADEGLLNACAGDLLRYRKLIGADHVRIFTDIKKKHSSHALTSDVSIEETARAAEFFLSDGVIITGAATGVQADQQELRDVLQSVRIPVLIGSGVTCDNIEGYIDANAMIIGSHFKKGGHWANAVDPERVKRFMAKRCDLVK